A genomic region of Herbaspirillum sp. DW155 contains the following coding sequences:
- a CDS encoding HAMP domain-containing sensor histidine kinase: MTEKHKERDLPRVKFLLVDDLDENLLALSALLRRDDVELLLARSGLEALELLLQHEVALAFLDVQMPDMDGFELAELIRGSERTRNVPLIFVTAGVRDERRLFKGYESGAVDFLYKPIEPHILRNKAEVFFQLYRQKQLLALELQERTETLRMNEMFVAILGHDLRNPLSAVVMAATLLQRTYKEEVAQKASQQILNGGKRMAKLIENMLDLARARLAGGIPLARASACLGEITERVVQEYQTTYPGSIIERRIEGDDNGYWDGDRLAQVAANLLGNALQHGVAGSPVCIGIDGRSEQEVVMTIANRGVIPAALLPVIFDPFRGGEREIGRKEGLGLGLFIAQQIVKAHGGSITMTSDDQVQTMVTVRLPRR, from the coding sequence GTGACAGAAAAGCACAAAGAGAGAGACCTGCCGCGGGTGAAATTCCTGTTGGTCGACGATCTCGACGAAAATTTGTTGGCCCTCTCGGCCCTGCTGCGGCGGGATGATGTCGAACTGCTGCTGGCGCGGTCGGGCCTGGAAGCGCTCGAACTGCTGCTGCAGCATGAGGTGGCGCTGGCCTTCCTAGACGTGCAGATGCCGGACATGGATGGCTTCGAGCTGGCCGAGCTGATCCGCGGCAGCGAGCGCACCCGCAACGTGCCGCTGATTTTCGTGACGGCCGGTGTGCGCGACGAGCGCCGCTTGTTCAAGGGTTACGAGAGCGGCGCGGTGGATTTCCTCTACAAGCCCATCGAGCCGCACATCCTGCGCAACAAGGCCGAGGTGTTCTTCCAGTTGTATCGCCAGAAGCAGTTGCTGGCGCTGGAATTGCAGGAGCGCACCGAGACCCTGCGCATGAACGAGATGTTCGTGGCCATTCTCGGCCACGACTTGCGCAATCCCTTGAGTGCGGTGGTGATGGCCGCGACGCTCTTGCAGCGGACCTACAAGGAAGAGGTGGCGCAGAAGGCCTCGCAACAGATCCTCAATGGCGGCAAGCGCATGGCCAAGCTGATCGAGAACATGCTCGACCTGGCCCGCGCCCGTCTGGCCGGCGGTATCCCGCTGGCGCGCGCCAGCGCCTGCCTGGGCGAGATTACCGAACGGGTGGTGCAGGAATACCAGACCACCTATCCGGGCAGCATCATCGAGCGTCGTATCGAAGGGGATGACAACGGCTATTGGGACGGCGACCGCCTGGCACAGGTGGCCGCCAACCTGCTGGGCAATGCCTTGCAGCATGGTGTGGCGGGCAGCCCGGTCTGCATCGGCATCGATGGCCGTAGCGAGCAGGAAGTGGTGATGACCATCGCCAATCGCGGCGTGATTCCGGCGGCGCTGCTGCCGGTGATCTTCGATCCCTTCCGTGGTGGCGAACGCGAGATCGGCCGCAAGGAAGGGCTGGGCCTGGGACTGTTCATCGCCCAGCAGATCGTCAAGGCGCATGGCGGGAGCATCACTATGACTTCTGACGATCAGGTGCAGACGATGGTGACGGTGAGGTTGCCGCGCAGGTGA
- a CDS encoding chemotaxis protein CheB, with protein MSPLPLPALGGRAIDAIVIGASAGGVEALSEILPALRRGARVATMVVLHIPRERPSLLARIFADRCGQPVVEAQDKEPVEPGVIYFAPPDYHLLVDRSEDGPLLAMSNDELVNYSRPAIDVLFESAADVYRERLLGIVLTGGNHDGAAGLQAIARAGGVTVVQSPQQAQVPYMPAQALALGKIDYVLTLPQIADLLRTLGVTGNDQEKERR; from the coding sequence GTGAGTCCCTTGCCCTTGCCAGCCCTGGGTGGACGGGCCATCGACGCGATCGTCATCGGCGCCTCGGCCGGCGGGGTGGAAGCCCTGTCGGAGATCCTTCCTGCGCTGCGGCGGGGTGCGCGAGTGGCCACGATGGTGGTGCTGCACATTCCGCGCGAGCGGCCCAGCCTGCTGGCCAGGATATTTGCCGACCGCTGCGGTCAGCCGGTGGTGGAAGCGCAGGACAAGGAGCCGGTTGAACCCGGCGTGATCTATTTCGCGCCGCCGGATTACCATCTGCTGGTGGATCGCAGCGAAGACGGGCCCTTGCTGGCCATGTCCAACGATGAACTGGTGAATTATTCGCGCCCGGCGATTGACGTGCTCTTCGAGTCGGCCGCCGATGTCTACCGTGAACGCCTGCTGGGCATCGTGCTGACCGGTGGCAATCATGATGGCGCGGCCGGATTGCAGGCCATTGCGCGCGCCGGTGGCGTCACCGTGGTACAAAGTCCGCAACAGGCACAGGTGCCTTACATGCCGGCACAGGCATTGGCACTGGGGAAGATCGATTATGTGCTCACACTCCCGCAGATCGCTGATCTGCTGCGCACCCTGGGCGTAACAGGGAATGACCAGGAAAAGGAACGCAGGTGA
- the mgtA gene encoding magnesium-translocating P-type ATPase — protein MTLNLLKETFVSFIRARGMDRHFRRLGMDMFRSAPVTRDVPQPLAEQLSDASRSEAQALLQRLHTRLDGLTESEADAIREHSGPNEVEHEKPLTWYVHLWHCYKNPFNLLLTLLAAVSFYTDDMKAATVIGTMVVVSTLLRFVQEARSNTAADKLKAMVSNTATVMRHDQVEEIAAEAQRYFDVTLHPKGARRVEVPIRKLVPGDIVLLSAGDMIPADLRLLAAKDLFVSQAAMTGESLPVEKFVSPGNLKTSSPLELDNLCFMGSNVVSGSATGVVLTTGKRTYFGALAERVTATDRTPTAFQAGVNKVSWLLIRFMLVMTPVVFFINGFTKGDWVEAFLFGLSVAVGLTPEMLPMIVTSTLAKGAVALSRKKVIVKRLDAIQNFGAMDVLCTDKTGTLTQDKIFLERHTDIHGEPDDEVLQYAYLNSYYQTGLKNLLDVAVLEHAELQREMSIASAYRKVDEIPFDFQRRRMSVVVSEREDHHELICKGAVEEIVSVCSRARVNGEVVPLTPALLEEIRATTGRLNAEGLRVVGVAAKDLPPTKEVYSLADESDLVLIGYITFLDPPKESTAPALAALRAHGVKVKILTGDNELVTAKICREVGLEVKGMLLGSYVEKMSDAELSQAVQTVTVFAKLSPAHKERIVRVLHDRGHVVGFMGDGINDAPALRAADIGISVDTAVDIAKEAADLILLEKSLMVLEEGVLEGRKTFANMLKYIKMTASSNFGNVFSVLIASAFLPFLPMLPLHLLVQNLLYDVSQISIPFDNVDKEFLEKPQRWDAGDIGRFMVFFGPISSIFDITTFALMWFIFGASSPEHQTLFQSGWFIEGLLSQTLIVHMIRTRRIPFFQSRASWPLMGMTLAIMAIGIAIPMTPLAHYFKLEALPLSYFPWLVAILVAYAVLIQGMKGWYAKRYGWQ, from the coding sequence ATGACTCTGAACCTGCTGAAAGAAACCTTTGTCAGCTTCATCCGCGCACGCGGTATGGATCGCCACTTCCGCCGCCTGGGCATGGACATGTTCCGCAGCGCCCCGGTGACGCGCGACGTCCCGCAACCCCTGGCCGAGCAATTGAGCGATGCCTCCCGCAGCGAGGCCCAGGCCCTGCTGCAGCGCCTGCACACACGGCTGGATGGCCTGACCGAATCGGAAGCCGATGCCATCCGCGAGCACAGCGGCCCCAACGAAGTCGAGCACGAGAAGCCGCTGACGTGGTACGTCCACCTGTGGCACTGCTACAAGAACCCCTTCAACCTGCTGCTGACCCTGCTGGCGGCCGTGTCCTTCTACACCGACGACATGAAGGCCGCCACCGTCATCGGCACCATGGTGGTGGTCTCCACGCTGCTGCGCTTCGTCCAGGAGGCGCGCTCCAACACCGCTGCCGACAAGCTCAAGGCCATGGTCAGCAATACCGCGACCGTGATGCGCCACGACCAGGTGGAAGAGATCGCCGCCGAAGCCCAGCGCTACTTCGACGTGACCCTGCATCCCAAGGGCGCGCGCCGGGTCGAGGTGCCGATCCGCAAGCTGGTGCCGGGCGACATCGTGCTGCTCTCGGCCGGCGACATGATTCCCGCCGACCTGCGTCTGTTGGCTGCCAAGGATCTGTTCGTGAGCCAGGCTGCGATGACCGGTGAATCGCTGCCGGTAGAAAAATTCGTCTCCCCCGGCAACCTCAAGACCAGCAGCCCCCTGGAGCTGGACAACCTGTGCTTCATGGGCAGCAACGTGGTCAGCGGCTCGGCCACGGGCGTGGTGCTGACCACCGGCAAGCGCACCTACTTCGGCGCGCTGGCCGAGCGCGTCACCGCCACCGACCGCACCCCGACGGCCTTCCAGGCGGGCGTGAACAAGGTGAGCTGGCTGCTGATCCGCTTCATGCTGGTGATGACGCCGGTGGTGTTCTTCATCAACGGCTTCACCAAGGGCGACTGGGTGGAGGCTTTCCTGTTCGGCCTGTCGGTGGCCGTGGGCCTCACGCCCGAGATGCTGCCCATGATCGTGACCTCGACCCTGGCCAAGGGCGCGGTGGCGCTGTCGCGCAAGAAGGTGATCGTCAAGCGGCTCGATGCGATCCAGAATTTCGGTGCCATGGACGTGCTGTGCACCGACAAGACCGGCACGCTCACGCAGGACAAGATTTTCCTGGAACGTCATACCGACATCCACGGCGAGCCCGACGATGAAGTGCTGCAATACGCCTATCTGAACAGCTATTACCAGACCGGCCTGAAGAACCTGCTGGACGTGGCCGTGCTGGAGCATGCCGAGCTGCAACGTGAAATGTCCATCGCTTCGGCCTATCGCAAGGTCGATGAAATTCCTTTCGACTTCCAGCGCCGCCGCATGTCGGTGGTGGTGTCCGAGCGCGAGGATCACCATGAGCTGATCTGCAAGGGCGCCGTCGAGGAAATCGTCTCGGTCTGCTCGCGTGCCCGCGTCAATGGCGAAGTGGTGCCGCTGACACCGGCCCTGCTCGAAGAGATCCGTGCCACCACCGGCCGCCTGAACGCCGAGGGCCTGCGTGTGGTGGGAGTCGCTGCCAAGGACTTGCCGCCGACCAAGGAGGTCTACAGCCTGGCCGATGAATCGGACCTGGTGCTGATCGGCTACATCACCTTCCTCGACCCGCCCAAGGAATCGACCGCTCCGGCCCTGGCCGCCCTTCGCGCCCACGGCGTGAAGGTCAAGATCCTGACCGGCGACAATGAACTGGTCACCGCCAAGATCTGCCGCGAGGTCGGACTGGAGGTCAAGGGCATGCTGCTGGGTTCCTATGTGGAAAAGATGAGCGATGCCGAACTGTCGCAGGCGGTGCAAACCGTGACCGTCTTCGCCAAGCTCTCGCCGGCCCACAAGGAGCGCATCGTGCGCGTGCTGCATGACCGTGGCCACGTGGTCGGTTTCATGGGCGACGGCATCAACGACGCCCCGGCCCTGCGTGCCGCCGACATCGGCATCTCGGTGGATACGGCGGTCGATATCGCCAAGGAAGCGGCCGACCTGATCCTGCTGGAAAAGAGCCTGATGGTACTGGAAGAAGGCGTGCTGGAAGGCCGCAAGACCTTCGCCAACATGCTCAAATACATCAAGATGACGGCCAGCTCCAACTTCGGCAATGTCTTCTCGGTCCTGATCGCCAGCGCCTTCCTGCCTTTCCTGCCGATGCTGCCCTTGCATCTGCTGGTGCAGAACCTGCTGTATGACGTCTCGCAGATCTCGATCCCGTTCGACAACGTGGACAAGGAATTCCTGGAAAAACCGCAGCGCTGGGATGCCGGTGACATCGGCCGTTTCATGGTCTTCTTCGGTCCGATCAGCTCGATCTTCGACATCACGACCTTTGCGCTGATGTGGTTCATCTTCGGTGCCAGCTCGCCGGAACATCAAACCCTGTTCCAGTCCGGCTGGTTCATCGAAGGGCTGCTGTCGCAGACGCTGATCGTGCACATGATCCGCACGCGCCGCATCCCCTTCTTCCAGAGCCGCGCCTCATGGCCGCTGATGGGCATGACGCTGGCCATCATGGCCATCGGCATTGCGATCCCGATGACACCGCTGGCGCATTACTTCAAGCTGGAGGCGCTGCCGCTGTCCTACTTCCCGTGGCTGGTGGCGATCCTGGTCGCCTATGCGGTGCTGATTCAGGGGATGAAGGGGTGGTATGCCAAGCGGTATGGGTGGCAGTGA
- a CDS encoding CheR family methyltransferase: MDAEINQALANRHFDIEMQLLLDAIYLKYHCDFRGYAGASLKRRLATAMIRFHCETLSQLQDKVLHDAAVFPALMDYLTVQVSEMFRDPGYFLALREKVVPLLRTYPSLKIWVAGCSSGEEVYSLAILLREEGLLERSIIYATDINQAALKKAEAGVYDLDRIAGFTSNHQKSGARTSLSDYYTAAYGAVMFDKSLRKNVVFSDHSLATDSVFAEMHLVSCRNVLIYFNRHLQERALGLFRESLVRKGFLGLGSKESMRFSSHGVAFDEVAREDRIFQKKGDL, from the coding sequence ATGGATGCCGAAATAAACCAGGCACTGGCCAACCGGCATTTCGATATCGAGATGCAGTTGCTGCTCGATGCCATCTACCTCAAGTACCACTGCGATTTTCGCGGCTATGCCGGTGCGTCGCTGAAGCGCCGCCTGGCCACGGCCATGATCCGTTTCCACTGCGAGACGCTGTCGCAATTGCAGGACAAGGTGCTGCATGATGCGGCGGTCTTTCCGGCACTCATGGATTACCTCACGGTGCAGGTCAGCGAGATGTTCCGCGATCCCGGTTACTTCCTCGCGCTGAGGGAAAAGGTGGTGCCGCTGCTGCGCACCTATCCCTCGCTGAAGATCTGGGTGGCCGGCTGCAGCAGCGGCGAGGAAGTCTATTCGCTGGCGATCCTGCTGCGCGAGGAAGGGCTGCTTGAACGCAGCATCATCTACGCTACCGACATCAACCAGGCCGCCCTGAAGAAGGCGGAAGCCGGTGTCTACGATCTGGACCGTATCGCCGGCTTTACCAGCAACCATCAGAAATCCGGCGCACGGACCTCGCTTTCGGATTACTATACGGCCGCCTATGGTGCCGTGATGTTCGATAAATCGCTGCGCAAGAACGTGGTCTTTTCCGACCACAGCCTGGCCACCGACAGTGTGTTTGCGGAGATGCACCTGGTGTCCTGCCGCAATGTGCTGATCTATTTCAACCGCCATCTGCAGGAACGTGCGCTCGGGCTGTTCCGCGAATCGCTGGTACGCAAGGGCTTCCTGGGGCTGGGTTCCAAGGAGTCGATGCGCTTTTCCTCGCATGGCGTGGCCTTCGATGAAGTGGCGCGGGAAGACCGCATCTTCCAGAAGAAGGGCGACCTGTGA
- a CDS encoding diguanylate cyclase, which translates to MNMSSPSNPDCKSARPSLPGLLRLLRDVLNPLALYRQRPTRADDAATALLAGKGVRFVQRIYRLRVIGLGVGFFCVAAGFVQHPVAWPLWLLLVAHGYVWPHAARLWALKSRIPYRAERRNLVIDAAFGGFWIAALQGNLVPSAVILSMLSMDNIAAGGLRLFMRGLYASLLAGVLGWWLLQAQFQPQSDLNTILACLPMMALYPLALGQSTYLMSKKLAERSRQFEIVSQLDGLTLLFNRRYWESLLLGEFERRRRQKPADAQTFLLLLDLDHFKSINDTYGHLIGDEVLRNFARLLRTRLREDDWIGRYGGEEFGVILRDVLPGEALALSQRVIDAVRNRNDENNLYGCTVSAGLVPFSPDMEAHFVWLQRADHAMYCAKESGRDRLVVWHPGLERTQGAPNQAPPPCCARPAGDDSTKTMDAKKADVFGAATRPL; encoded by the coding sequence ATGAACATGTCTTCCCCCTCCAACCCCGATTGCAAATCCGCGCGGCCCTCATTGCCCGGACTGCTGCGCCTGCTGCGGGACGTGCTCAATCCCCTCGCGCTGTATCGCCAGCGCCCGACACGCGCCGACGATGCCGCTACCGCCTTGCTGGCCGGCAAGGGTGTGCGCTTCGTGCAGCGCATCTATCGTTTGCGGGTGATCGGCCTGGGGGTGGGATTTTTCTGCGTCGCTGCCGGTTTCGTCCAGCATCCTGTCGCGTGGCCGCTGTGGCTGCTGCTGGTCGCGCATGGCTACGTGTGGCCGCACGCGGCGCGCCTGTGGGCGCTCAAGAGTCGCATTCCCTATCGCGCCGAACGGCGCAATCTGGTCATCGATGCCGCCTTCGGCGGCTTCTGGATCGCCGCGCTCCAGGGCAACCTGGTCCCCAGTGCGGTCATCCTCTCGATGTTGTCGATGGACAATATCGCCGCAGGCGGGCTGCGGCTGTTCATGCGCGGGCTGTATGCCAGCCTGCTCGCGGGTGTACTGGGGTGGTGGCTGCTGCAGGCGCAATTCCAGCCGCAGTCGGACCTCAACACCATCCTCGCCTGCCTGCCCATGATGGCGCTCTATCCACTGGCCTTGGGACAGTCGACCTATCTGATGTCCAAGAAGCTGGCCGAGCGTTCGCGTCAGTTCGAGATCGTCAGCCAGCTCGATGGCCTCACGCTGCTCTTCAACCGCCGCTATTGGGAAAGCCTGCTGCTGGGCGAATTCGAACGCCGGCGCCGCCAGAAACCGGCGGACGCACAGACCTTCCTGCTGTTGCTGGACCTGGACCACTTCAAGAGCATCAACGATACCTACGGCCACCTGATCGGTGACGAGGTGTTGCGCAACTTCGCGCGCCTGCTGCGCACCAGGCTGCGCGAGGATGACTGGATCGGTCGCTATGGCGGCGAGGAATTCGGGGTGATCCTGCGTGACGTCCTGCCTGGCGAAGCGCTGGCATTGTCACAGCGGGTGATCGACGCGGTACGCAACCGCAATGATGAAAATAATTTATATGGTTGTACCGTCAGCGCCGGACTGGTGCCCTTCTCCCCGGACATGGAGGCCCATTTCGTCTGGCTGCAACGGGCTGATCATGCCATGTACTGCGCCAAGGAAAGTGGCCGGGATCGTCTGGTGGTCTGGCATCCGGGACTGGAACGCACGCAGGGCGCCCCCAATCAAGCGCCGCCGCCCTGCTGCGCGAGGCCTGCCGGCGACGACTCCACCAAAACGATGGACGCAAAAAAGGCCGATGTTTTCGGGGCCGCCACGAGACCACTGTGA
- a CDS encoding response regulator → MLKRQGKGAFSGLPLPLGPLTGFAVAILAVLLIALFTYEASVSRGEAANAVSHSMKVREQLQVLVSTLKDAETSQRGFLLTGTESYLSPYNQARAALPGEIAQLRELLSDNPDQLQRLSQVERVAADKLEELADTITRRRNGDTAGALAVVQSDRGKMYMDRVRVLTRDMEEQERELLAGRQSDWRDAVVFSTAVAWGGSALLLVLILAAAVTTSRDYRAREKQAWIRAGQMGLAERLQGEQRLGALGENTLAFLTAYLNAQVGAIYLRTERGEFQRFAAYALEEDDTAQPPHLREGQGLLGQAAKLNRPMHVREVPEQYLTVSSSVGRHAPCELLIVPAAADGQVQAVFELGFLRRVRPEEEELLARLSDQIAIAVRSSKDRTRLEELLEETQRQSEELQAQQEELRVNNEELEEQGQALKASQLRLETQQAELEETNAQLEEQTQLLELQKEDLAKTQVVLLEKATELERANQYKSEFLANMSHELRTPLNSTLILAKLLADNKQGNLSEEQVRFAQTISSAGNDLLALINDILDLSKMEAGKLDIIAESFVVAKMAEELKASFAMTAQQKGLAFKVEVDAGVPQRMETDMHRLGQILKNLLSNAIKFTEKGEVSLRIYPDAGGRIAFAVRDTGIGIGADQHQFIFEAFRQADGSTHRKYGGTGLGLSISRDLAHLLGGDIQVQSRVGEGSIFTLSLPQVYSGESAVVRAESSATTSAAATLQAAQVATAPDVRIPALQVVPAAPVKLQDIAIDDDRHRIESSSRLILVIEDDAAFAMILRDLSHEMGFQCVVTHSANEGVAAAEMYRPSAILMDMNLPDFSGLGVLDQIKRNPKTRHIPVHVVSVADYSHEALERGAIGYALKPVQREELVGAIRKLEAKFLQGLRHVLVVEDDARQLDSIRQLLAGENINLVGVRTATDALARLRETTFDCMVMDLNLPDLSGYQLLEKMAEQEHVAFPPVIVYTGRSLSAEEEQHLRRFSRSIIIKDARSPERLLDEVTLFLHQVETTLPPESQRMLKVARDRETVFEGRRILVVEDDVRNIFALSSVLEPKGMKVDIARNGREALQALQRSQEQAGAPIDLVLMDIMMPEMDGLTAMREIRKQAIWRRLPIIALTAKAMKDDQEKCLAAGANDYIAKPLDVEKLLSLVRVWMPK, encoded by the coding sequence ATGTTGAAGCGCCAGGGCAAGGGCGCCTTTTCCGGACTACCGCTGCCCCTGGGGCCGCTGACCGGTTTTGCCGTTGCCATCCTGGCCGTGTTGCTGATCGCCCTGTTCACCTACGAGGCCTCGGTCAGCCGGGGCGAAGCCGCCAATGCGGTATCGCACTCCATGAAGGTGCGCGAGCAACTGCAGGTGCTGGTGTCGACCTTGAAGGATGCCGAGACCAGTCAGCGCGGCTTCCTGCTGACCGGCACCGAGTCCTATCTCAGTCCCTACAATCAGGCGCGCGCCGCGTTGCCGGGCGAAATCGCCCAGCTGCGCGAACTGCTCTCCGACAACCCCGACCAGTTGCAGCGCCTGTCGCAAGTGGAGCGCGTGGCTGCTGACAAGCTCGAAGAGCTGGCCGATACCATCACCCGCCGCCGCAATGGCGACACCGCCGGCGCACTGGCGGTGGTGCAGTCCGATCGCGGCAAGATGTACATGGACCGGGTGCGCGTGCTCACGCGCGACATGGAAGAGCAGGAACGTGAGCTTCTGGCCGGCCGCCAGTCGGACTGGCGCGATGCCGTGGTGTTTTCCACCGCCGTAGCCTGGGGCGGATCGGCCTTGCTGCTGGTGCTCATCCTGGCGGCCGCCGTCACCACATCGCGCGACTATCGCGCCCGCGAAAAGCAGGCCTGGATCCGCGCCGGCCAGATGGGCCTGGCCGAACGCCTGCAGGGCGAACAGCGTCTGGGCGCGCTGGGCGAGAACACGCTGGCTTTCCTCACGGCCTATCTGAATGCGCAGGTCGGTGCCATCTACCTGCGCACCGAACGCGGCGAGTTCCAGCGCTTCGCGGCCTATGCGCTGGAGGAGGACGACACTGCCCAGCCGCCTCATCTGCGCGAGGGTCAGGGCTTGCTGGGCCAGGCCGCCAAGCTCAACCGCCCGATGCATGTCAGGGAGGTGCCGGAGCAATACCTCACCGTGTCTTCCTCGGTGGGCCGTCATGCCCCGTGCGAACTGCTGATCGTACCGGCGGCGGCCGACGGCCAGGTGCAGGCGGTGTTCGAACTGGGCTTCCTGCGCCGCGTGCGCCCCGAGGAAGAAGAGCTGCTGGCGCGCCTGTCGGACCAGATCGCCATCGCCGTGCGTTCCTCCAAGGATCGCACCCGCCTGGAAGAACTGCTGGAAGAAACCCAGCGCCAGTCCGAGGAATTGCAGGCCCAGCAGGAAGAACTGCGGGTCAACAATGAAGAGCTGGAAGAGCAGGGCCAGGCCCTGAAAGCCTCGCAACTGCGCCTGGAAACCCAGCAGGCCGAACTGGAAGAAACCAATGCCCAGCTGGAAGAACAGACCCAGCTGCTGGAACTGCAGAAGGAAGACCTCGCCAAGACCCAGGTGGTGCTGCTGGAAAAGGCCACCGAGCTGGAACGCGCCAACCAGTACAAGAGCGAGTTCCTGGCCAACATGAGCCACGAGCTGCGCACACCGCTGAACTCCACCCTGATCCTGGCCAAGCTGTTGGCCGACAACAAGCAGGGCAATCTCTCCGAGGAACAGGTGCGTTTTGCGCAAACTATTTCCTCGGCGGGCAACGACCTGCTGGCCTTGATCAACGACATCCTCGATCTGTCGAAGATGGAGGCCGGCAAGCTCGACATCATTGCCGAATCCTTCGTGGTCGCCAAGATGGCCGAGGAACTCAAGGCCAGTTTCGCCATGACGGCGCAGCAGAAGGGACTGGCCTTCAAGGTCGAGGTCGATGCGGGCGTGCCGCAGCGCATGGAAACCGACATGCATCGCCTGGGCCAGATATTGAAGAACCTGCTCTCCAACGCCATCAAATTCACCGAGAAGGGCGAGGTCAGCCTGCGCATCTATCCGGATGCGGGCGGACGCATCGCCTTTGCCGTGCGCGATACGGGCATCGGCATTGGCGCCGACCAGCACCAGTTCATCTTCGAAGCCTTCCGCCAGGCCGATGGCAGCACCCACCGCAAGTACGGTGGCACCGGTCTGGGCCTGTCGATCTCGCGCGACCTGGCGCATTTGCTGGGCGGTGACATCCAGGTGCAGAGCCGGGTCGGCGAGGGCAGCATCTTCACGCTCTCGCTGCCGCAGGTCTACAGCGGCGAGTCGGCCGTGGTCCGCGCCGAGTCGTCGGCCACCACCAGCGCTGCCGCCACCTTGCAGGCAGCCCAGGTGGCCACTGCACCGGACGTGCGCATTCCTGCTCTGCAGGTAGTGCCGGCAGCGCCGGTGAAACTGCAGGACATCGCCATCGACGATGACCGCCACCGCATCGAATCGTCCTCGCGCCTGATCCTGGTGATCGAGGATGATGCGGCGTTCGCCATGATCCTGCGTGACCTGTCCCATGAGATGGGCTTCCAGTGCGTGGTCACGCATTCGGCCAACGAGGGCGTGGCGGCGGCCGAGATGTATCGGCCCAGCGCCATCCTGATGGACATGAACCTGCCTGACTTCTCGGGCCTGGGCGTGCTGGACCAGATCAAGCGCAATCCCAAGACACGCCATATCCCGGTGCACGTGGTCTCGGTGGCGGATTATTCGCATGAGGCGCTGGAACGCGGTGCCATCGGCTATGCCTTGAAACCGGTGCAGCGCGAGGAACTGGTGGGCGCCATCCGCAAGCTGGAAGCCAAGTTCCTGCAGGGACTGCGGCACGTGCTGGTGGTCGAGGATGATGCCCGCCAGCTCGACAGCATCCGCCAGCTGCTGGCCGGCGAGAACATCAACCTGGTCGGCGTGCGCACCGCCACCGATGCGCTGGCGCGCCTGCGCGAGACCACCTTCGACTGCATGGTGATGGACCTGAACCTGCCCGATCTCTCCGGCTATCAGCTGCTGGAGAAGATGGCCGAGCAGGAGCACGTGGCCTTCCCACCGGTGATCGTCTATACCGGGCGTTCGCTCTCGGCCGAGGAAGAGCAGCACCTGCGCCGCTTCTCGCGCTCCATCATCATCAAGGATGCGCGCTCGCCGGAGCGCCTGCTCGATGAAGTGACGCTGTTCCTGCACCAGGTGGAAACCACGCTGCCGCCCGAGAGCCAGCGCATGCTCAAGGTGGCGCGTGACCGCGAGACGGTGTTCGAAGGGCGCCGCATCCTGGTGGTGGAAGACGACGTGCGCAACATCTTTGCGCTATCCTCGGTGCTGGAACCCAAGGGCATGAAGGTCGACATCGCCCGCAATGGCCGCGAAGCCCTGCAAGCTCTGCAGCGCAGCCAGGAGCAAGCCGGCGCGCCGATCGACCTGGTGCTGATGGATATCATGATGCCCGAGATGGATGGACTGACCGCCATGCGCGAGATCCGCAAGCAGGCCATCTGGCGGCGCCTGCCCATCATCGCACTGACCGCCAAGGCCATGAAGGATGACCAGGAGAAGTGTCTGGCCGCAGGCGCCAACGATTACATTGCCAAGCCCCTGGATGTGGAAAAACTGCTGTCCCTGGTACGCGTATGGATGCCGAAATAA
- a CDS encoding DUF1345 domain-containing protein, whose protein sequence is MSVARHIVQVHPRLLIGIGVGIAASLLIPASTWIGRSLIGWNAGVWFYLLSLWLMMLRADARAVKRLAETEDESAHVVLVMICVAAIASLLAILVELGGSSHHTEGGRLLRYAFTASTVFGSWALIGTIFTLHYARLFYADDDNPDAPPLRFPDGIRNPGYWDFLYFAFTISVAVQTSDVAVATRAMRKAVLAHSLICFVFNAAIIGLSINIAAGLAGN, encoded by the coding sequence ATGTCCGTCGCCCGCCACATCGTCCAGGTCCATCCGCGCTTGCTCATCGGCATCGGCGTCGGGATCGCCGCCTCCCTCCTCATTCCTGCCAGCACCTGGATCGGCCGCAGCCTCATCGGCTGGAATGCCGGGGTCTGGTTCTATCTGCTGAGCCTGTGGCTGATGATGCTGCGGGCCGATGCCAGGGCGGTCAAGCGACTGGCCGAGACCGAGGATGAAAGCGCCCACGTGGTGCTGGTGATGATCTGCGTGGCCGCCATTGCCAGTCTGCTGGCCATCCTGGTCGAACTGGGCGGCAGCAGTCATCACACGGAAGGTGGGCGACTGTTGCGCTACGCCTTCACGGCCTCCACCGTTTTTGGTTCCTGGGCCTTGATCGGCACCATCTTCACGCTGCATTACGCGCGCCTGTTCTATGCCGATGACGACAACCCGGATGCGCCGCCGCTGCGCTTTCCGGACGGCATCCGCAATCCGGGCTACTGGGATTTTCTGTATTTCGCCTTCACCATCAGCGTGGCCGTGCAGACCTCGGACGTGGCCGTGGCCACGCGCGCAATGCGCAAGGCGGTGCTGGCGCACTCGCTGATCTGCTTCGTCTTCAACGCTGCCATCATCGGCTTGTCCATCAATATCGCCGCCGGCCTTGCCGGCAATTGA